A single window of uncultured Methanospirillum sp. DNA harbors:
- a CDS encoding ATP-binding cassette domain-containing protein: MLSANLQKQLRDFELKIQFTVNPGEVLILLGTNGSGKSTILNLIAGLLNPDKGEIALNGNVIFSSGQKISSPPEKRNIGYVFQNYALFPHMSVFENIAYGLKMRKIPKDQMTTHIQKVLEDLEIAHVKSERVTNLSGGQRQRVALARALIIQPQLLLLDEPLTALDPHAREKIRLELREQLVASNHPAIMVTHSIKDAQIIGDRVIVLEKGTVIWEGKPEELESGVSAPNLSNLKCECYEYRDFGAIAID, translated from the coding sequence ATGCTATCCGCAAACCTGCAGAAACAACTGAGGGATTTTGAACTGAAGATACAGTTCACCGTAAATCCGGGTGAGGTCCTCATTCTTCTGGGTACGAATGGATCGGGAAAATCAACGATTCTTAACCTCATTGCCGGACTTTTGAACCCTGACAAGGGTGAGATTGCCCTTAACGGCAATGTAATTTTCAGTTCCGGGCAGAAGATATCCTCCCCCCCGGAAAAGCGGAACATCGGATATGTATTTCAGAATTACGCTCTCTTCCCCCATATGTCAGTCTTCGAGAACATCGCATATGGTCTGAAGATGCGTAAAATCCCGAAGGACCAGATGACAACCCATATCCAGAAAGTCCTGGAAGATCTTGAGATCGCCCACGTCAAAAGCGAGAGGGTTACGAATCTGTCAGGAGGGCAGCGGCAACGCGTAGCTCTTGCAAGGGCCCTTATCATTCAGCCTCAGCTCCTGCTTCTTGACGAGCCACTCACGGCCCTCGATCCTCATGCAAGGGAGAAGATCAGGCTTGAACTTCGGGAACAACTTGTTGCAAGCAATCATCCGGCGATCATGGTCACTCACTCGATAAAGGATGCACAGATCATCGGGGACAGGGTGATTGTTCTTGAGAAGGGGACAGTCATATGGGAAGGAAAGCCTGAGGAACTGGAGTCAGGGGTGAGTGCTCCGAATCTCTCTAATCTCAAGTGTGAGTGTTATGAGTACCGGGATTTCGGGGCAATTGCGATAGACTGA
- a CDS encoding IS1634 family transposase gives MNFDDIFVSGSDRTIGHLGLVAGCYDSLKISEIVDNLIPKNGQHKLTHGDALKGMVINGLGYIERRLYLFPGFFTDIAVERLFHQDVCETNFNDDVIGRTLDAIHAYGETELFNQIILPSLENEEFSIHLVNADTTNFSVYGEYDGESQSQEISITHGHPKDGRWDLKRFSLRMATNQYGIPLMLQTFSGNESDKKALLEIIGSSSFQVGKLSFS, from the coding sequence ATGAATTTTGATGATATCTTCGTTTCAGGTTCAGATAGAACAATCGGTCATTTAGGATTGGTTGCTGGATGTTATGATTCTTTAAAAATCAGTGAGATCGTAGACAATCTCATCCCTAAAAATGGACAACATAAACTCACTCATGGTGATGCCCTTAAAGGAATGGTAATCAATGGCCTCGGATATATTGAACGCCGTCTTTATCTTTTTCCAGGTTTTTTTACAGACATTGCCGTTGAACGATTGTTTCACCAAGATGTGTGTGAAACCAACTTCAATGATGATGTAATTGGTCGAACTCTTGACGCAATACATGCATACGGTGAAACAGAACTCTTCAATCAGATCATTCTCCCTTCGCTGGAAAATGAAGAGTTCTCAATCCATCTTGTTAATGCCGATACAACAAATTTCAGTGTGTATGGCGAGTATGATGGAGAAAGCCAAAGTCAGGAAATCTCAATAACTCATGGTCATCCCAAGGATGGCCGTTGGGATCTGAAACGGTTTTCTCTGAGAATGGCAACAAATCAATATGGCATCCCCCTCATGCTTCAAACCTTTTCAGGGAACGAATCTGACAAGAAAGCATTACTTGAGATAATCGGCTCTTCGTCGTTTCAAGTGGGTAAGTTAAGTTTCAGTTGA
- a CDS encoding ISL3 family transposase encodes MAEELFRAALHLTAPWKISSIKFEEGERKLDIWVDFLKGSRFSCPECNHLDCEVHDTTTRSWRHLDFFEHQTFLHGRVPRINCPNCGVRQVKIPWARERSGFTLLMDALIVFFAQTMQISQISEKLDLKDKRIWRVISHYVAQALSEADFSKITSIGLDETSRRKGHQYITVFADIDTGRIIHICKGKDASALSSFSETLKKHNSTAEKIEDFCCDMSPAFIKGIKEQFPLSSIIFDKFHVLKMVNEAVDEVRRIEQMFNRVLKNTRYIWLKNPSSLSKTQLKDLGGLKEMNLQTVRAYNLKLSLQMFWNMEDCESAEAYFKKWFFWATHCKLPAMIKIAKTLKNHWTGIISYFKDRYSNGLLEGLNSMIQALKANARGYRNDENFMTMIYLRHGQLKLNLPT; translated from the coding sequence ATTGCCGAGGAACTCTTTCGGGCTGCCCTTCATTTAACTGCTCCCTGGAAAATATCTTCAATCAAATTTGAGGAAGGGGAACGTAAATTAGATATTTGGGTTGACTTTCTAAAAGGCTCCCGCTTTTCCTGTCCAGAATGTAATCATTTAGATTGTGAAGTCCATGACACTACAACCCGATCATGGCGTCATTTGGACTTTTTTGAACATCAGACATTTCTCCATGGTCGGGTTCCACGTATAAATTGTCCAAACTGCGGAGTTCGACAGGTTAAGATACCGTGGGCAAGAGAAAGAAGTGGTTTCACTCTATTAATGGATGCTTTAATTGTCTTTTTTGCTCAAACAATGCAGATCTCACAAATATCAGAGAAATTAGATCTTAAAGACAAACGTATCTGGCGGGTTATCTCACATTATGTTGCACAAGCGTTAAGTGAGGCTGATTTTTCAAAAATAACGTCGATAGGATTAGATGAAACATCCCGGCGTAAAGGTCATCAATATATTACCGTTTTTGCAGACATCGATACAGGTCGTATAATCCATATCTGCAAAGGAAAAGATGCATCTGCTCTTTCTTCTTTTTCTGAAACCTTGAAAAAACACAATAGTACTGCTGAGAAAATCGAGGATTTCTGTTGTGACATGTCACCTGCTTTTATTAAAGGAATTAAAGAGCAATTCCCATTATCTTCGATAATATTCGATAAATTTCATGTATTAAAGATGGTCAATGAAGCGGTAGATGAAGTAAGAAGAATTGAACAAATGTTCAATCGAGTATTAAAAAATACTCGGTACATTTGGCTTAAAAATCCATCTTCATTGTCAAAAACACAATTGAAGGATTTAGGGGGATTGAAGGAAATGAATTTGCAGACTGTTCGAGCATATAACTTAAAACTGAGTCTGCAGATGTTTTGGAATATGGAGGATTGTGAGTCAGCGGAAGCATATTTCAAAAAATGGTTTTTCTGGGCTACACATTGCAAGTTACCTGCAATGATTAAAATCGCTAAAACTCTCAAAAATCATTGGACTGGTATAATCTCATATTTTAAGGACAGATATTCGAATGGTTTACTTGAAGGATTAAATAGCATGATTCAAGCGCTTAAAGCCAATGCCAGAGGGTATCGAAATGATGAAAATTTTATGACCATGATATATTTACGCCATGGTCAACTGAAACTTAACTTACCCACTTGA
- a CDS encoding IS1634 family transposase translates to MNKVRMNLNTGDKVIHVADAAFYTEDNIQTLGLHTFWVSRVPMTISEAIVLRNTSELFIPCKDERYSWFTAKFEYAGIPQNWTVFHSNEQQKKKEPDFEKRILIEFEKTKKSLKHLCSQRFACEPDAKMVAEEWIQNHPKVIFSSFTIDQVRERLEKKRGRPKKDEQLVTKFIVNAEISLNQVLIEQERSILGRFILATNDLDLDPDTTLSYYKGQSQVEKGFRFLKDKTFRVSDVFLKNIGRIQALAMVMVLCLYVYAVAEYRLRKGLREANESIPDQTGKPTQKPTMRWIFFLFRRVKEISLRIEGMVVTKVLNLNDILIKIIRFLGPHCEKYYSL, encoded by the coding sequence ATCAATAAGGTCCGTATGAATCTAAATACCGGTGACAAAGTGATTCACGTGGCGGATGCTGCATTTTATACTGAAGACAATATCCAGACATTAGGTCTTCACACATTCTGGGTAAGCAGAGTTCCAATGACGATATCTGAAGCGATAGTTCTGAGGAATACGTCGGAACTCTTCATCCCATGTAAGGATGAGCGATACTCATGGTTTACTGCAAAATTTGAATATGCAGGAATACCCCAGAACTGGACCGTATTTCATTCAAATGAACAACAAAAGAAGAAAGAACCTGATTTCGAGAAGAGAATCCTGATTGAATTTGAGAAGACAAAAAAATCGCTCAAACACTTATGTTCTCAAAGATTTGCTTGTGAACCAGATGCAAAAATGGTTGCAGAAGAATGGATACAGAACCATCCTAAAGTAATTTTCAGTTCATTCACGATTGACCAGGTCAGAGAGCGATTAGAGAAAAAACGGGGAAGACCTAAGAAAGATGAACAGCTTGTGACAAAGTTCATTGTTAACGCAGAAATATCTCTCAACCAGGTACTTATCGAACAAGAACGATCAATCCTTGGAAGGTTTATTCTTGCGACGAATGATCTGGATTTGGATCCTGATACAACTTTGAGTTATTATAAGGGACAATCACAGGTGGAGAAGGGATTCAGGTTCCTGAAAGATAAAACATTCAGGGTTTCAGACGTGTTTTTGAAGAATATTGGAAGAATTCAGGCGTTGGCAATGGTAATGGTTCTCTGCCTTTATGTCTACGCTGTTGCTGAATACAGACTGAGAAAAGGGCTGAGAGAAGCAAACGAAAGCATACCTGATCAGACGGGAAAGCCAACACAAAAACCAACGATGAGATGGATATTTTTCCTTTTCAGAAGGGTAAAAGAAATATCACTTCGAATCGAGGGAATGGTAGTCACGAAAGTTTTGAATCTTAATGACATCCTCATAAAAATTATTAGGTTCTTGGGGCCGCATTGTGAAAAATATTATTCGTTATGA
- a CDS encoding winged helix-turn-helix domain-containing protein: MRSLRNVGLTVINAQSMVNLLQNEIHRNDESRYDHRLHGVLLVALGYSCSESAKMLGHTVTTIENWVNRFNKGGFNSLRDEIHTGRPPSLSEPQLNDIRKDIAQDPKNLGYDQNLWDGKLLSHHILLQYGITLSVRQCQRLFHKMEFRQRKPRPISSKVDKKKQECFKKTTSEDSKREI, from the coding sequence ATGAGATCTCTGCGAAATGTCGGGTTAACCGTAATTAATGCCCAATCAATGGTAAATTTGCTTCAAAATGAAATTCATAGAAATGACGAGTCAAGATATGATCACCGTTTGCACGGAGTATTGCTCGTTGCTTTGGGATACTCTTGCTCTGAATCAGCCAAAATGTTAGGCCATACTGTCACTACGATAGAAAACTGGGTAAATCGCTTCAATAAAGGGGGATTCAATTCATTAAGGGATGAAATCCATACTGGACGTCCTCCTTCTCTCTCTGAACCTCAATTGAATGATATTCGTAAAGATATTGCTCAGGATCCTAAAAATTTAGGGTATGATCAAAATCTCTGGGATGGAAAACTTCTAAGTCATCACATATTACTCCAATATGGTATCACTTTAAGCGTAAGACAATGTCAAAGACTCTTTCATAAAATGGAATTTAGACAGAGAAAACCACGACCTATCAGTTCTAAAGTTGATAAAAAGAAACAAGAATGTTTTAAAAAAACTACGTCAGAAGATTCAAAGCGGGAAATATGA
- a CDS encoding class I SAM-dependent methyltransferase — protein MNQYFTGKARNYARYQGSYPEVVFDTIISQFNLSSDSVILDLGCGPGNISLPLAIRRYTICAVDPEHEMISEGKRCESESKPPHPIRWITGSDKTLIELKLPSIHICTMGRSFHWMDRHQTLKTLDTMIEPDGGVVCLDRGEVFHSTSNHQWGRAAISEIQDMLGDSWDYSGRFEKKNSVKHEEIFAESPFPVIKNFKFEVFEEHTIDDLIGQLLSYSYIHPVLLNERNAEFRERMTGRLLEIQPSGIFVEESTVHLLIAMRSVHSN, from the coding sequence ATGAACCAATATTTTACAGGTAAAGCCCGGAACTATGCACGATATCAGGGAAGTTACCCTGAAGTAGTATTTGATACGATTATTTCACAATTCAATCTCTCTTCTGATTCAGTGATTCTCGATCTCGGTTGTGGGCCCGGGAATATTTCTCTACCACTTGCCATAAGGAGGTACACAATTTGTGCTGTAGATCCTGAACATGAAATGATTTCTGAAGGAAAACGATGTGAGTCTGAATCCAAACCACCTCATCCGATAAGATGGATCACGGGATCTGACAAAACACTGATTGAATTGAAGTTACCCTCCATACATATCTGCACAATGGGCCGCAGTTTTCACTGGATGGATCGCCATCAGACACTCAAAACATTAGATACCATGATCGAACCTGATGGAGGGGTTGTATGCCTTGATAGGGGTGAAGTTTTCCACTCAACAAGCAACCACCAATGGGGAAGGGCAGCGATATCCGAAATTCAGGATATGCTTGGAGACTCATGGGATTACTCTGGACGGTTTGAAAAGAAAAATTCAGTAAAGCATGAAGAAATATTTGCTGAATCTCCGTTTCCGGTTATCAAAAATTTCAAATTTGAAGTTTTTGAGGAACATACAATTGATGATCTTATCGGCCAGCTACTCAGTTACTCGTATATTCATCCCGTTTTGCTCAATGAACGCAATGCTGAATTCAGGGAACGAATGACCGGAAGACTCCTGGAGATACAACCGAGTGGAATATTTGTAGAAGAATCGACTGTACACCTGCTTATTGCGATGAGAAGTGTCCACTCCAATTAA
- a CDS encoding class I SAM-dependent methyltransferase encodes MNQLDLWNHAALRYAADESQLTLFHRSIYMPVIEQMIGNVRDKNVLDLGCGSGNLTKKIALDGAFALGIDGSVTMISKACEENADSSAMFAVMDLTQPFPIKSRSMDIVVANMVLMDIPGIEICIREVSRILKPGGVFIISITHPSFFCSDWECEDSDPHAYKKVRDYLSEKCETIYFWGETVHYHRPLSTYFDALEKNGMGVLSLKEPVPDFSEMDKVSSLRYHLRIPSFIVLKTVLLEGYVAS; translated from the coding sequence ATGAACCAATTGGATCTCTGGAATCATGCTGCACTGCGATATGCAGCGGATGAGTCACAACTCACACTCTTTCATCGCTCAATATATATGCCGGTTATTGAACAGATGATTGGTAATGTCAGGGATAAGAATGTCCTTGATCTCGGGTGTGGCAGCGGAAACCTTACCAAAAAAATCGCGTTGGATGGGGCATTTGCTCTTGGGATTGATGGATCTGTAACGATGATATCAAAAGCATGCGAAGAGAATGCGGATTCATCGGCCATGTTTGCAGTTATGGATCTAACCCAGCCATTTCCCATCAAAAGTCGATCCATGGACATTGTTGTAGCAAACATGGTTCTGATGGATATCCCGGGTATTGAAATCTGCATAAGAGAGGTCTCCAGAATTCTCAAACCAGGTGGTGTCTTCATAATCTCGATAACACATCCCTCATTCTTCTGTAGTGACTGGGAATGTGAAGATTCAGACCCTCATGCGTATAAGAAAGTCAGGGATTATTTGAGTGAGAAATGCGAAACGATCTACTTTTGGGGTGAAACAGTTCATTATCACCGGCCTTTATCAACGTATTTCGATGCACTTGAGAAGAACGGAATGGGTGTACTTTCATTAAAGGAACCAGTTCCTGACTTCAGCGAGATGGACAAGGTTTCATCTCTTCGGTATCATTTGAGAATTCCATCCTTCATTGTGCTGAAAACAGTATTACTGGAGGGATATGTTGCGTCCTGA
- a CDS encoding class I SAM-dependent methyltransferase yields the protein MKSVFSAEDYLYFYSDHLKDEYSDEEVAFLIRELSLNEPRAILDLACGHGRHSNRLAGFGHVVTGVDQSSEFLDIAERDAEKKGVNVRYLCADSRSYCEEKTYDCIIHLFSSFGYFSDEENELVIRNVTGTLKEGGLFCLDILNRDTFLKDYPRFSVLEKNGDLMIDRNRFDPVSGRLCNSRIIIRDGIRKDLPFFLRLYNLNEITRILNANGLTIIKRFADWKGNPFDGKSRRMILVAQKYPTDPE from the coding sequence ATGAAATCAGTTTTTAGTGCTGAGGATTACCTCTATTTTTATTCTGACCATCTTAAGGATGAATATTCAGATGAGGAGGTAGCATTCCTTATTCGTGAACTCTCTCTGAATGAACCACGGGCGATTCTTGATCTTGCCTGCGGACATGGAAGGCACTCCAACCGGCTGGCAGGATTTGGGCATGTAGTCACTGGTGTAGACCAAAGTAGTGAGTTCCTTGATATTGCAGAAAGGGATGCTGAAAAGAAAGGAGTTAATGTCAGGTACCTCTGTGCAGATTCACGGAGTTATTGTGAAGAAAAAACATACGATTGTATCATCCATCTCTTCAGCTCATTTGGGTATTTTTCAGATGAAGAGAATGAACTGGTTATCAGGAATGTGACAGGAACACTTAAGGAAGGTGGATTGTTCTGCCTTGATATCCTGAATCGGGATACCTTCCTGAAGGATTATCCGCGGTTTTCTGTGTTAGAGAAGAATGGAGACCTGATGATTGATCGGAACCGGTTCGATCCGGTGTCTGGGAGATTATGTAATTCCCGTATTATCATCCGGGATGGAATACGGAAGGATTTACCGTTTTTTCTCCGACTTTATAATCTGAATGAGATAACGAGGATTCTCAACGCTAACGGTCTGACGATCATAAAGAGATTTGCCGACTGGAAGGGAAATCCGTTTGACGGTAAATCCAGGCGGATGATCCTGGTTGCACAGAAATACCCAACAGATCCCGAGTAA
- a CDS encoding radical SAM protein, giving the protein MICTYCERLCDIPTSGSGYCTMYRNESEVITENYPDAYLNIYPVSSESIPMLHFYPNSTFLLVSTIGCNFACDGCISEFQTTRKGTLEKVLTPHTPEEILSIARESSCRGITFCLNEPTVSLPTFLRLAETAKNEGFLVGCSSNGYMTEETLRKMIPYLDFVNIGLKGSSDERYRECGAVSADPVFRNLQILHDTGVFIEVSTMYLYGREDEIQGAAERVRQISPSIPFQVMRFFAVNEELSGLQPDKAQAEVMCNTLRRIVDHVYLFNTPATTELDSRCPNCGNTIIHRVFFGPMAARVLSLQPDGICSCGYEFLHKGDIMPVPTEDSPVLGGYRSIMGAKFIAGFLKVLGVTDESEIDHICNTVISNGYLADLQQQHDSLETFTTMTRYLAGISKRNEAGESLIRYATGISDEIAKKVQGVHKPRVLGVFCHPLSPMYATKLGNTLIEMAGGLSLNKQENFRESSHAEYTVEELNRLNPDSILISGHFAPSIDEFLATCKDLGISCKATTEGDVYAMDSEFSSGDLGWLVSLMDVANILHPEIFTYSLREEKEKIERHIA; this is encoded by the coding sequence ATGATATGTACATACTGCGAGAGACTGTGCGATATTCCTACCTCCGGATCAGGGTACTGCACCATGTACCGGAATGAGAGTGAGGTTATCACCGAGAATTATCCTGATGCGTATCTTAATATCTACCCGGTCTCTAGCGAGTCCATTCCGATGCTTCACTTCTATCCTAACAGCACCTTTTTGCTGGTAAGCACAATCGGCTGTAACTTTGCCTGTGACGGGTGCATTTCAGAATTTCAGACCACCCGCAAAGGAACACTTGAAAAGGTTCTGACACCCCACACACCTGAGGAGATCCTCTCAATAGCCAGAGAGAGTTCATGCAGGGGAATTACCTTCTGCCTGAATGAACCCACAGTCTCGCTGCCAACCTTCCTGCGGCTTGCAGAAACAGCAAAGAACGAAGGGTTTCTTGTCGGTTGCTCAAGCAATGGGTACATGACCGAAGAGACACTTCGAAAGATGATCCCATACCTTGACTTTGTCAACATCGGGCTGAAAGGATCTTCTGACGAACGATACCGTGAGTGTGGCGCTGTTTCAGCAGATCCGGTCTTCAGAAATCTTCAGATCCTTCATGACACCGGGGTATTCATCGAGGTCTCAACGATGTATCTCTATGGCAGGGAGGACGAGATCCAGGGGGCTGCAGAGAGGGTGAGGCAGATATCACCGTCAATTCCATTTCAGGTCATGCGGTTCTTTGCTGTCAATGAGGAGCTCTCCGGTCTTCAACCAGACAAGGCCCAGGCAGAAGTAATGTGTAATACCCTGAGGAGGATAGTGGATCATGTCTACCTCTTTAATACCCCGGCAACAACAGAACTCGATTCCCGGTGCCCAAATTGTGGAAATACGATCATTCACCGGGTCTTCTTCGGTCCGATGGCTGCCCGTGTCTTATCCCTCCAGCCAGACGGGATATGCTCCTGTGGGTATGAATTTCTTCACAAGGGAGACATCATGCCTGTGCCGACTGAAGATTCTCCGGTTCTTGGTGGATACCGCTCAATCATGGGTGCCAAGTTCATCGCCGGATTTCTGAAAGTCCTGGGCGTCACCGATGAGTCAGAGATCGATCACATCTGCAACACGGTGATCAGCAACGGGTATCTCGCTGACCTGCAGCAGCAGCATGACTCTCTTGAGACCTTCACGACCATGACCCGGTATCTTGCAGGGATCTCCAAACGAAATGAAGCAGGTGAGAGTCTCATCAGGTATGCAACCGGAATTTCAGATGAGATAGCAAAAAAGGTACAGGGTGTCCATAAGCCACGGGTGTTAGGTGTATTCTGCCATCCTCTCTCCCCTATGTATGCAACCAAACTCGGGAATACTCTTATTGAGATGGCTGGCGGATTGAGCCTGAATAAGCAGGAGAACTTCCGCGAGAGTTCTCATGCAGAGTACACGGTTGAAGAACTCAATCGGCTTAACCCTGATAGTATTCTCATATCCGGACATTTTGCACCATCAATAGATGAGTTTCTTGCAACCTGCAAAGACCTTGGCATCTCATGCAAAGCAACCACTGAAGGAGATGTGTATGCCATGGATAGTGAGTTCTCATCAGGAGATCTCGGATGGCTTGTCAGCCTGATGGATGTCGCAAATATACTTCATCCGGAGATATTCACCTATTCACTCAGGGAAGAAAAGGAAAAGATAGAGAGGCATATTGCATAA
- a CDS encoding nucleoside-triphosphatase — translation MSEHDASGWQPPVFIISGAQAEGKTTFLMDVLTRLDTYQVHMRGIVAPGYFTDDVRSGFSVIDVATGTGMPLCSDLPSPGSEQHARFYFRPEGLAFGRRTLLISPGHDATDLIVIDEVGRFDVRGALWGGCIDQLVKKPHPPMIWTVRNEFVDMVLNRWPMIRPVVMNLGSISVEDSAEEILNEIRTYRSQSGSPDL, via the coding sequence ATGAGTGAACATGATGCTTCGGGTTGGCAGCCTCCGGTATTCATCATATCAGGTGCCCAGGCTGAAGGAAAAACAACCTTTCTCATGGATGTACTCACCAGACTTGATACGTATCAGGTACACATGAGGGGAATTGTTGCACCAGGTTACTTTACGGATGATGTCCGGTCGGGATTCTCTGTTATCGACGTTGCAACCGGGACCGGAATGCCACTCTGCTCTGATCTCCCATCGCCAGGTTCAGAGCAACATGCACGATTTTATTTCAGACCCGAAGGGCTTGCATTCGGGAGACGCACTCTTCTGATCTCTCCGGGACATGATGCAACTGATCTCATCGTAATTGATGAAGTGGGCCGGTTTGATGTCAGGGGGGCTCTCTGGGGTGGATGTATTGATCAACTGGTAAAAAAACCTCATCCTCCGATGATATGGACCGTTCGAAATGAATTTGTTGATATGGTATTAAACCGGTGGCCGATGATACGACCTGTTGTGATGAATCTTGGTTCTATCAGTGTTGAAGATTCTGCGGAGGAGATTCTGAATGAGATCAGAACCTACCGGTCCCAGTCCGGTTCCCCGGATTTATGA
- a CDS encoding XdhC family protein, protein MWLTRISEWHAAGVPCALVTIIESSGSTPRKVGSKMAVNNTGEIAGSVGGGGVEFSCIGIAQDAIKKEICITKRFVSKGDGDEWKADDADTSLGVCGGSLTVFVEPVLVEPEIVIFGGGHVGLHLGKLCEVLAIPYRVYDDRPEFADAGRFPGAKEVISAPFTAIEQNINLYGRSYCVIMTYGHEHDEEVLEQLLKNKALPYIGMIGSVSKASVLIENIKSRGGVIDDRLYCPIGLKIGKNLPQEIALSILAEVVLVMRNGKPEHMRRNWS, encoded by the coding sequence ATGTGGCTTACACGAATATCTGAATGGCATGCAGCAGGTGTTCCCTGTGCATTGGTGACGATCATCGAATCATCTGGTTCAACACCACGTAAGGTTGGATCCAAGATGGCAGTCAATAATACGGGGGAGATTGCCGGCTCGGTCGGGGGTGGTGGCGTTGAGTTCTCCTGTATCGGTATTGCCCAGGATGCGATAAAAAAAGAGATCTGTATCACGAAACGGTTCGTTTCCAAGGGAGACGGAGACGAGTGGAAGGCAGATGATGCTGATACCTCACTCGGAGTCTGCGGCGGATCGCTGACTGTTTTTGTCGAGCCGGTTCTCGTAGAACCGGAGATCGTGATCTTTGGCGGGGGACATGTCGGACTACATCTTGGAAAACTCTGTGAGGTTCTTGCAATTCCGTACCGGGTGTATGATGACAGACCCGAGTTTGCAGATGCTGGGAGGTTTCCCGGTGCTAAAGAGGTTATATCTGCCCCGTTCACAGCGATTGAGCAGAATATCAACCTGTATGGCAGAAGTTACTGTGTTATCATGACCTATGGTCATGAGCATGACGAAGAGGTTCTTGAGCAGCTCCTGAAGAATAAGGCTCTTCCGTACATCGGGATGATAGGCAGTGTCAGTAAAGCTTCAGTCCTGATAGAGAATATTAAGAGTCGCGGAGGGGTTATAGATGACCGGCTCTACTGCCCGATTGGGCTGAAGATAGGCAAAAACCTTCCCCAGGAGATTGCCCTCTCAATTCTGGCAGAGGTTGTGCTTGTTATGAGGAATGGCAAACCAGAGCACATGAGACGGAATTGGTCATAA
- a CDS encoding DUF364 domain-containing protein — MTFLEYDHLIHAIAASADHNRVIEDLKIYTNWVLVKTGRWSLSTIFRGMPGLEDKPGMDSWMGDWLGKPALESALELLSSRETLRRAVGMACLKSLLTVPTSVMSGNAVMMVEAAAARVPTCFIGYFKEGAQWREMGRPVNIVELFPRPGDIHWDDAKEVLEEAQIVLMSGLTVVNETLAEVIRRTPNAKVRVMMGPTVPPSPVLFDCGLDLLGVTLVSDWTLMARYAELGGGSIAYAPPGALEKINLVREGGRLIERLKELAGD, encoded by the coding sequence ATGACCTTCCTTGAGTATGATCATCTCATCCATGCGATCGCTGCTTCAGCAGATCATAACCGGGTGATCGAGGATCTCAAAATCTATACAAACTGGGTCCTTGTAAAAACCGGGAGATGGTCACTGTCGACGATATTTCGGGGCATGCCAGGCCTTGAGGATAAACCCGGGATGGACTCATGGATGGGTGACTGGCTCGGAAAACCTGCACTTGAATCAGCACTCGAACTCCTTTCAAGCAGAGAGACACTTCGTCGTGCGGTCGGGATGGCCTGCCTGAAATCGCTGCTTACGGTTCCAACCAGCGTCATGTCCGGAAATGCAGTCATGATGGTCGAGGCTGCAGCAGCCCGGGTCCCGACCTGTTTCATCGGGTACTTCAAAGAGGGTGCACAGTGGCGTGAGATGGGGCGGCCGGTGAACATCGTCGAACTCTTTCCGAGGCCCGGTGATATTCACTGGGACGATGCAAAAGAGGTCCTTGAGGAGGCTCAGATCGTGCTCATGAGCGGACTTACCGTAGTAAACGAGACACTTGCAGAGGTGATACGGAGAACACCCAACGCAAAAGTCCGGGTCATGATGGGGCCGACTGTTCCGCCAAGCCCTGTACTCTTTGACTGCGGACTTGATCTTCTCGGAGTGACTCTTGTCAGCGACTGGACCCTGATGGCACGGTATGCCGAACTTGGAGGCGGGAGTATCGCATACGCTCCACCCGGAGCTCTTGAGAAGATCAACCTTGTCAGGGAAGGTGGAAGACTCATCGAACGACTCAAAGAACTGGCAGGAGACTAG